From the Lolium rigidum isolate FL_2022 chromosome 2, APGP_CSIRO_Lrig_0.1, whole genome shotgun sequence genome, one window contains:
- the LOC124689789 gene encoding transcription factor IBH1-like 1, with translation MRGPTAKSFKQGFLRSFLVSLKSCRNGDMSLQERKRAVRSSADAAMATARGGGAMWPQALLASSSSSPPTSSSWPRMLPASAKVKTTRCKSTARRCCRPKRSSSEMIARRLVRKRTKILRGMVPGGELLDGVSLLREAMDYVVHLRAQVAVLRRVSNAMHHMAGAVAPPVQLKVETAHLSDGNQG, from the exons ATGAGAGGACCTACGGCCAAGTCCTTCAAGCAAGGCTTCCTCAGGAGCTTCCTCGTCAGCCTCAAATCTTGCAGAAATGGCGACATGAGCCTACAAGAGAGGAAGCGCGCCGTCAGGTCGTCGGCCGACGCTGCAATGGCTACCGCCCGCGGCGGCGGAGCCATGTGGCCACAGGCCCTCctagcatcatcatcatcatcgccgccTACGTCGTCGTCGTGGCCTAGGATGTTGCCTGCATCAGCCAAGGTGAAGACCACGAGGTGCAAGAGCACGGCGAGGAGGTGCTGTCGACCGAAGAGGAGTAGCAGCGAGATGATCGCGAGGAGGCTGGTGAGGAAACGGACCAAGATCTTGAGGGGGATGGTGCCCGGCGGCGAGCTCCTGGACGGCGTCTCGCTGCTCCGCGAGGCCATGGACTACGTCGTCCACCTGCGCGCGCAGGtcgccgtgctccggcgcgtcTCCAACGCCATGCACCACATGGCAG GAGCTGTTGCACCACCTGTGCAGTTGAAGGTGGAGACGGCTCACCTCTCGGATGGAAACCAAGGATAG